A single Thermoanaerobacterium sp. RBIITD DNA region contains:
- the mutL gene encoding DNA mismatch repair endonuclease MutL, with the protein MNKIQLLDDTLINKISAGEVVERPSSIVKELLENSIDAGSKNITIEIMEGGIPYIKITDDGCGMNEIDAVLAFGRHATSKIKTINDLYNIETLGFRGEALASISAVSKVLLKTKEDNSLYGTQINIEGGKIISKTRCGCQKGCMIEVKDVFYNTPARRKFLKRPSTEAMYITDIVSKIALSRPEISFKYIKDKKFEFITTGNNSIEDVILRLFGRDLYSSLLSSKYDSEYLKMNIFLCKPSYTKSNRNMQILFVNGRFVKNKVYNAAIDEAYKTLIPINRYPIVITYIDIDSRQIDVNVHPSKMEVKFSNDKDIFDAIYKTIKDGLSKTNLIPNVKYEKKFTFDNMDKEEKIEQTQINTLPNGQNRNNIFITNDQNIFKSNAVKMQDNATQNNIASEKINNEKVYETNTITYIKDFNTLPDNKQLDYKIVGVLFSTYIIVEKDDMAYVIDQHAAHERILYERFMSNYNKVQGKQTTMPILINIEPGDEEILNDNRDILNRLGYKFENFGNNSIILREVPIILGQPESRQLFIDIIDRLRDKDFVNDIRLKEENIIMMACKKAVKAMDKLSNEEMNSLFNDLNITKNPYTCPHGRPVIVSIKKCEIDKMFKRIM; encoded by the coding sequence ATGAATAAAATACAACTCCTTGATGATACTTTAATAAATAAAATATCGGCTGGTGAAGTTGTGGAAAGGCCATCGTCAATCGTAAAAGAGCTTTTAGAAAATTCAATTGACGCTGGTAGCAAAAACATTACAATAGAAATAATGGAAGGTGGAATTCCTTACATTAAAATTACAGATGATGGTTGCGGCATGAATGAAATTGATGCTGTTTTAGCATTTGGAAGACATGCTACAAGTAAAATTAAGACAATAAATGATTTGTATAATATTGAAACACTTGGATTCCGTGGTGAAGCATTGGCGAGTATTTCGGCTGTTTCAAAGGTGTTATTAAAAACCAAAGAAGATAATTCGCTATATGGAACACAAATTAATATTGAAGGTGGCAAGATTATTAGTAAAACAAGATGCGGATGCCAAAAGGGTTGTATGATAGAAGTCAAAGATGTTTTTTACAACACTCCAGCAAGGAGAAAGTTTTTAAAACGTCCTTCGACAGAAGCAATGTATATTACTGATATAGTCTCTAAAATAGCTCTTTCACGGCCTGAAATATCTTTTAAATATATAAAGGACAAGAAATTTGAATTCATTACTACAGGAAATAATAGTATAGAGGATGTTATATTAAGGCTTTTTGGTAGAGATTTATATTCATCTTTGTTATCATCAAAATATGATAGTGAATATTTAAAAATGAATATATTTTTATGTAAGCCATCTTATACTAAATCAAATCGCAATATGCAAATATTATTTGTTAATGGGCGTTTTGTGAAAAACAAAGTTTATAATGCTGCTATTGATGAAGCATATAAGACATTAATACCCATAAATAGGTATCCTATTGTTATTACATATATTGATATTGACTCAAGACAAATAGATGTTAATGTACATCCTTCAAAAATGGAAGTCAAATTTTCAAACGATAAGGATATCTTTGATGCGATTTATAAAACTATAAAAGATGGTTTAAGTAAAACTAATTTAATTCCTAATGTTAAGTATGAAAAAAAATTTACTTTTGATAATATGGATAAAGAAGAAAAGATCGAACAGACTCAAATAAATACATTACCTAATGGTCAAAATCGAAATAATATTTTTATTACTAATGATCAAAATATTTTTAAATCAAATGCAGTAAAAATGCAAGATAATGCTACACAAAATAATATTGCATCAGAAAAAATCAATAATGAAAAAGTTTATGAAACAAATACAATTACTTATATTAAAGATTTTAATACATTACCAGATAATAAACAATTAGATTACAAAATTGTAGGTGTGCTATTTTCAACTTATATAATAGTTGAAAAGGACGATATGGCATATGTTATTGACCAGCATGCAGCACATGAAAGAATATTATATGAAAGATTTATGTCGAACTATAATAAAGTACAAGGAAAGCAGACGACAATGCCGATATTAATAAATATAGAACCAGGTGATGAAGAAATACTAAATGATAACAGGGATATACTCAATAGATTAGGTTATAAATTTGAGAATTTTGGTAATAATTCTATAATATTAAGAGAAGTACCAATAATATTAGGGCAACCAGAATCAAGGCAATTATTCATTGATATAATTGATAGACTGCGAGATAAAGACTTTGTGAACGATATTAGATTAAAAGAAGAAAATATTATTATGATGGCATGTAAAAAGGCTGTTAAGGCGATGGATAAACTATCAAATGAAGAAATGAATTCTTTGTTTAATGATTTAAATATAACAAAAAATCCGTATACATGCCCGCATGGTCGCCCTGTTATTGTTTCAATTAAAAAATGTGAAATAGATAAAATGTTTAAACGAATAATGTAG
- the miaA gene encoding tRNA (adenosine(37)-N6)-dimethylallyltransferase MiaA yields MAIPLLIIVGPTASGKTRLSVEIAKHYDGEIISADSMQIYKKMDVGTAKVKEEEKQGIPHYMIDIVDPNVEFSVAEYEKMTKPIIDNIYNRGKIPIVVGGTGLYIDSLIYTMNFSDFVNNHEFRNALKNIASVYGNEYLFNKLKKIDPIVAKKLHPNDIRRVIRALEVYQFTGKTISHYQEQSSKRLNTKYNPIMIGLNYRDRNKLYKKIDNRVDEMIKNNLVDEVVNLLKIGYNKYDTSMQALGYKEFVEYLDGKITLDEAIENLKKGTRRYAKRQITWFKSYKIIKWFYIDDFSDFDELKKNIIDYLAGKLKFK; encoded by the coding sequence ATGGCAATACCATTACTTATCATCGTAGGACCTACTGCGTCAGGAAAAACAAGATTGTCGGTAGAAATTGCGAAACACTACGATGGTGAAATTATTTCTGCCGACTCTATGCAGATCTATAAGAAAATGGATGTCGGGACCGCTAAAGTTAAAGAAGAAGAAAAACAAGGAATTCCTCATTATATGATAGATATAGTTGATCCAAATGTCGAATTTAGTGTTGCTGAGTATGAAAAAATGACAAAACCAATTATTGATAATATATACAATAGAGGCAAAATACCTATTGTAGTTGGCGGAACAGGTTTATACATAGACTCATTAATTTACACAATGAATTTTTCAGATTTTGTTAATAATCATGAATTTAGAAATGCATTAAAAAACATAGCAAGTGTTTATGGCAACGAATATTTGTTTAATAAATTAAAAAAAATAGATCCAATAGTTGCAAAAAAATTGCACCCCAATGATATAAGAAGGGTAATTAGGGCGCTTGAAGTGTATCAATTTACAGGCAAAACAATTTCACATTATCAAGAACAAAGTAGTAAGAGATTAAACACAAAATATAATCCAATAATGATAGGTTTAAATTATAGAGATAGAAACAAGTTGTATAAAAAAATTGATAATAGAGTAGATGAAATGATAAAAAATAATTTAGTAGATGAAGTGGTAAACTTGCTAAAAATAGGGTATAATAAGTATGATACTTCAATGCAAGCTTTGGGGTACAAAGAGTTTGTAGAGTATTTAGATGGTAAAATTACTCTTGATGAAGCTATTGAAAACTTAAAAAAAGGGACAAGGAGGTATGCAAAAAGACAAATAACCTGGTTTAAAAGCTATAAAATTATAAAGTGGTTCTATATAGACGATTTTTCTGATTTCGATGAACTAAAGAAAAATATTATTGATTATTTAGCAGGAAAATTAAAATTTAAGTAG
- the hfq gene encoding RNA chaperone Hfq: protein MNQKAAINLQDIFLNQVRKEHIAVTVYLINGFQLKGMVKGFDNFTVVLETDNKQQQLIYKHAVSTITPLKPVIFTTTEKDEKQQ, encoded by the coding sequence ATGAATCAAAAAGCAGCTATCAATTTACAAGATATATTTTTAAACCAGGTTAGAAAGGAACATATAGCAGTAACAGTATACTTGATTAACGGTTTTCAGTTAAAAGGAATGGTTAAAGGTTTTGATAATTTTACCGTTGTTTTAGAGACAGATAATAAACAGCAGCAACTTATCTATAAACATGCTGTTTCTACAATAACTCCTTTAAAACCTGTAATATTTACGACAACAGAAAAAGATGAAAAGCAACAGTAA
- the proC gene encoding pyrroline-5-carboxylate reductase — translation MKIGFIGTGNMGTALIKGIINSKIVDPQYINVYDPSSEKLLKLKDETNVTIKENNVDVANDSDVIILAIKPNIYDSVLNEIKDAVTDNKIIIIIAPGITIERVRDILKKGKIIRTIPNTPALIGEGITAISYPDNISVNDKETVENIFKSCGEIIEVKENLIDAAMSVSSCSPAFVYIFIEALADAGVSLGLPRDISYKLASKAVSGSGSMVLNTGFHPGYLKDMVTSPGGTTIQGVRMLEKYGMRSAVIEAIIASYEKVKRK, via the coding sequence ATGAAAATAGGATTTATAGGAACAGGTAATATGGGAACTGCATTGATAAAGGGCATAATAAATTCAAAAATAGTTGATCCGCAATATATAAATGTTTATGATCCATCATCTGAAAAACTTTTAAAATTGAAGGATGAAACAAACGTAACTATTAAAGAAAATAATGTTGATGTTGCAAACGATAGTGATGTTATAATTTTAGCTATAAAACCAAATATATATGATTCGGTCTTAAATGAAATAAAAGACGCTGTAACAGATAATAAAATTATAATTATTATTGCACCGGGTATTACGATTGAAAGAGTCAGGGATATATTAAAAAAGGGAAAAATAATTCGCACTATACCAAATACACCAGCTTTAATTGGTGAGGGAATTACTGCTATATCATATCCGGATAATATTTCAGTTAATGATAAAGAAACAGTCGAAAATATATTTAAATCATGTGGAGAAATTATCGAAGTAAAAGAAAATCTAATAGACGCAGCAATGTCCGTTTCAAGTTGCAGTCCTGCTTTTGTTTACATATTTATAGAGGCACTTGCAGATGCAGGTGTTTCATTAGGTTTACCCAGAGATATTTCTTATAAACTTGCTTCAAAAGCAGTTTCTGGTTCAGGCAGTATGGTATTAAATACAGGGTTTCATCCAGGATATTTGAAAGATATGGTTACATCACCAGGTGGAACGACAATTCAAGGTGTTAGAATGCTCGAAAAGTATGGTATGAGAAGTGCAGTAATTGAAGCTATTATAGCATCATATGAGAAAGTTAAAAGGAAGTAA
- the rnhA gene encoding ribonuclease HI, whose amino-acid sequence MDIVTEVDIYTDGACSGNPGPGGWGAILIYKDIQKEISGYEENTTNNRMELTAAIKALSQLKKPCKVNLHSDSSYLVNAFNQKWIDKWQKRNWIKSDKTLVENKDLWMKLLELTSLHDVKWIKVKGHADNEYNNRCDKLATDEIKKHNYKFDKN is encoded by the coding sequence ATGGATATTGTTACGGAAGTAGATATATATACAGACGGAGCTTGCAGTGGGAATCCGGGTCCTGGCGGTTGGGGTGCAATATTAATTTATAAGGATATTCAAAAAGAAATATCAGGTTATGAGGAAAATACAACTAATAACAGAATGGAGTTAACAGCAGCTATAAAAGCATTAAGTCAGCTTAAAAAACCTTGTAAAGTCAATTTACATAGTGATAGTAGTTATCTTGTAAATGCTTTTAATCAAAAATGGATTGACAAATGGCAGAAAAGAAATTGGATAAAATCTGACAAGACGCTTGTAGAAAATAAGGACCTTTGGATGAAACTTTTAGAATTGACATCTTTACATGATGTTAAGTGGATAAAGGTTAAAGGCCATGCAGATAATGAATACAATAATAGATGTGACAAACTTGCAACAGATGAAATTAAAAAACACAACTATAAATTTGATAAAAATTAG
- a CDS encoding tyrosine recombinase XerC gives MDHENNISNEILPPILEEFLNYFSTIKARSPNTIKAYTYDLTLFLKFMKVRKNLAKDANFDNIDISDVDTNFIESICLNDLYAYLSFVANERSNTPPARARKVASLRSFYNYLYTKSKVISKNPAQELESPKLGIRQPVYLTLDESKKLLDSIEGPFKERDYAIITLFLNCGLRLSELANININDIKDDKLTVIGKGNKQRTVYLNDACINAINEYLKVRPHDSVKDKKALFLSKRLQRISIKTIQYLVKKYLRDANLDGKKYSTHKLRHTAATLMYRYGKVDIRTLQRLLGHSNVSTTQIYTHVDDAQLRDAVYKNPLSEINHDKKN, from the coding sequence ATGGATCATGAAAATAATATATCTAATGAAATATTACCACCTATACTTGAAGAATTCCTTAATTACTTCTCCACTATCAAAGCAAGATCGCCTAATACAATAAAGGCGTATACATATGACCTAACATTATTTTTAAAGTTCATGAAAGTTAGAAAAAATTTAGCAAAGGATGCTAATTTTGATAATATAGATATTAGTGACGTTGATACCAACTTCATAGAATCAATCTGTTTAAATGACTTATATGCATATTTATCCTTTGTAGCAAATGAGCGTTCAAATACACCCCCTGCTCGCGCTCGTAAAGTAGCAAGCCTTAGGTCGTTTTATAATTATCTTTATACAAAGTCTAAAGTTATATCAAAAAACCCTGCACAAGAACTTGAATCACCTAAGCTTGGAATTAGACAACCGGTTTATTTGACACTAGATGAAAGCAAAAAATTACTCGATTCGATTGAGGGCCCATTTAAAGAACGAGACTATGCTATTATTACCTTATTTTTAAATTGTGGTTTAAGGCTCTCTGAGCTTGCAAATATAAATATAAATGATATAAAAGATGATAAATTAACCGTGATTGGTAAAGGCAATAAGCAAAGAACTGTATATTTAAATGATGCGTGTATAAATGCTATTAATGAATATTTAAAAGTAAGGCCACATGATAGCGTCAAAGATAAAAAAGCACTCTTTTTAAGCAAAAGATTACAGAGAATAAGTATAAAAACAATTCAATATTTAGTAAAAAAATATTTAAGAGATGCTAATCTAGATGGAAAAAAATATTCTACACACAAATTAAGGCATACAGCAGCTACATTAATGTATAGATATGGCAAAGTTGATATAAGAACACTCCAAAGGCTTTTAGGTCATTCAAATGTATCTACAACACAAATATATACGCATGTTGATGATGCTCAATTAAGAGATGCTGTTTATAAAAATCCTCTCTCAGAGATAAATCATGATAAAAAGAACTAA
- the lexA gene encoding transcriptional repressor LexA: MKDDKSKISLKQQEIIDFIKEEINRKGYPPSVREICKAVGLKSTSTVHGHLSRLEKKGYIRRDPTKPRAIEVLNNGIREFSDVIKIPVIGKVTAGTPILAVENIDEYYSIPRDLVNGYECESFILKVRGESMINAGILDGDYIIVRRQSFADNGDIVVALIDDEATVKRFFKETDHIRLQPENPTMEPIIVNNVIVLGKVTGVIRKLK; encoded by the coding sequence ATGAAAGACGATAAATCAAAAATAAGTCTAAAACAACAGGAAATTATTGATTTTATTAAAGAGGAAATAAATAGAAAGGGTTATCCACCATCTGTTAGAGAAATATGTAAAGCTGTTGGTTTAAAATCAACTTCAACAGTTCATGGACATCTATCAAGACTAGAGAAAAAGGGATACATAAGAAGAGATCCAACAAAACCGAGAGCTATTGAAGTTTTAAACAATGGAATACGAGAATTTAGTGATGTAATTAAGATTCCTGTTATTGGGAAAGTAACAGCCGGAACTCCAATTTTAGCTGTAGAAAATATAGATGAATACTATTCTATTCCGAGAGACCTTGTAAATGGATATGAATGTGAAAGTTTTATATTAAAAGTGCGTGGCGAAAGTATGATAAATGCAGGAATATTAGATGGTGATTATATTATAGTAAGAAGACAATCTTTCGCAGATAATGGTGATATTGTTGTAGCCTTAATTGATGATGAAGCTACTGTTAAAAGATTTTTTAAAGAAACTGACCATATACGTTTGCAGCCTGAAAACCCAACTATGGAGCCAATTATTGTAAATAATGTTATAGTACTTGGAAAAGTTACGGGTGTAATAAGAAAGCTCAAATAA
- a CDS encoding methionine gamma-lyase family protein, with the protein MVNENKLKACFNISKDVIFLLEKAEDDVKIEFKKVDTIVENNQYKILYSMQKNKLSDIHFNGTTGYGYGDIGRDIIEKIYADVFNAEDALVRPQIVSGTHAISLCLYSNLRPNDELISACGKPYDTLDEIIGKGNDNNGSLKDYCISYKEIPLLSSGKIDIDLLLNNISDKTKMVMIQRSKGYDFRESLSIQDIKDTISKIKNKKADVIVFVDNCYGEFTEEYEPIEAGADIIAGSLIKNAGGGISPTGGYVAGKKELVEKAGYRLYAPGIGKKVGPSLNINRLILQGLFLSPLIVGNALKGAILLSRVMEILGYDVLPKYNDKRSDIVQAVRFNTKDELITFIQSIQKGSPVDSHVIPEPWDMPGYEDQVIMAAGGFIQGSSIELSADAPIRKPYTAYVQGGLSYYQVKLSLMIAISNMANKGLIKI; encoded by the coding sequence ATGGTAAATGAGAATAAATTAAAAGCCTGCTTCAACATCTCAAAAGATGTTATTTTTTTGTTAGAAAAAGCAGAAGATGATGTTAAAATAGAATTTAAAAAAGTAGATACTATTGTCGAAAACAATCAATACAAAATATTATATAGTATGCAGAAAAATAAATTAAGTGATATTCATTTCAATGGTACAACTGGATATGGATATGGTGATATTGGAAGAGACATAATTGAAAAAATATATGCTGATGTTTTTAATGCTGAAGACGCCTTAGTAAGGCCTCAGATAGTTTCAGGAACCCATGCCATATCATTATGCCTATATTCTAATTTAAGGCCAAATGATGAGCTTATATCTGCTTGTGGCAAACCTTATGATACACTTGATGAGATAATAGGAAAGGGAAATGATAATAACGGTTCTTTAAAGGACTATTGTATATCATATAAAGAAATTCCACTTTTATCTAGCGGAAAAATTGACATAGACTTACTTCTTAATAATATAAGTGATAAGACGAAAATGGTTATGATACAAAGGTCAAAAGGATATGATTTCAGGGAATCTCTGTCAATACAAGATATTAAAGATACGATATCAAAAATTAAAAATAAAAAAGCAGATGTTATAGTGTTTGTTGACAATTGTTATGGAGAATTTACTGAAGAATATGAACCTATTGAAGCTGGAGCGGATATAATTGCTGGTTCACTTATAAAAAATGCCGGTGGGGGAATATCTCCGACAGGCGGTTATGTTGCAGGTAAAAAAGAGCTTGTTGAAAAAGCAGGATATAGATTGTACGCACCGGGAATCGGCAAGAAGGTTGGACCTTCATTAAATATAAATCGTTTGATTTTACAAGGTTTATTTTTGTCACCTTTAATTGTAGGCAATGCTCTAAAAGGTGCTATACTTTTATCGAGAGTTATGGAAATACTGGGTTATGATGTTCTTCCAAAATATAATGATAAACGTAGTGATATTGTTCAGGCAGTGAGATTTAATACAAAAGATGAATTAATTACATTTATACAAAGTATTCAAAAAGGGTCGCCAGTTGATTCACATGTAATACCAGAACCTTGGGATATGCCAGGATATGAAGATCAGGTTATTATGGCCGCTGGTGGTTTTATACAAGGGTCATCTATTGAATTAAGTGCAGATGCACCAATAAGAAAGCCATATACAGCTTATGTGCAAGGTGGATTATCGTATTATCAAGTAAAACTAAGTTTAATGATAGCAATTAGTAATATGGCAAATAAAGGTCTAATTAAGATATAA